Genomic DNA from Dermochelys coriacea isolate rDerCor1 chromosome 12, rDerCor1.pri.v4, whole genome shotgun sequence:
GAGGGCCATAGGTACTGAGGTGGATTTAAGTGAAAGCTCAGAGTGAACATGCTGTAGGTGGATTCATTAGGGGAAAGACCTGGATTGACTTTCCAGACACCATGCAGAGAAGCATCAGTCAGTATTGCCTGCCAGACACTGCCCCACTCCACTGAAATGTGCTCAATTCTTGTCCTTTCTGCTGACTTCAAAGTGACCCCATTGATGAATTTATCACCTCCTCACAGCTCACCTGAAGTGGAAGCCCCTTTATTTCTGGCTGTGGAGTACCACTTCCAATAGGAAGCGAGCAGACTTGGGTCATAAGATTTCCCAAATTCCTTATCCTCTCTGCATTCACCCCAGGCAATATTTGCTTTTACACAAAAAACACTCAGGGCACAATGCAGTACCATTATGAGAGGCCGTAAACATTCTTTATGACAAGGGGATTAAGGGAAGAATTTGTGATCCCACAATAAATAAGGTCAGTCGACTGGAGGTCATGAGGCCAGGGAAGGTTCTTGTATGGATTAATCTATGCCAAATTTAGTTCTGCTGCGTGTAAAGGGAGCCTGCTGCCAGCAATCTAAAGAATACAGCCCCGCCTGAAATCTGCTCTGCAATGATTCACCTGTTTCTGTGTGGCCCGAAATAGACCATTATTGAAAGATTGTACGCTTAGGTGAGATTTGTCCCCAGTTACCATTAGTGCTGGAAAAAGGCTAACTCTGACTGTCCTTAAAGTATCAGGTGCTGTGCAGGTGAACTCTAGGTTGAGATTGAAAGCAGGCAGGACACTGGATGCAGAGACCCAGGTCATGTGCATGAACTCAGACTGTGGCTTTGAGAACAGGATTTTATGTCAGAGCTGTTCCAGTCTGCCTGTctgggagaaaaaacaaacctgctttatcatcatcatcatgactGGTGCACAGCATAGTAGCCGGAGCACAGGAGAGGGAGTCAGGAACCCTTGAGTTCTAAACCCTGTGTGCCCCACAGACTTTCACTGTGgacttaggcaaatcacttaacctcaaCTGACTTAATTTGTTCATTTGTGAAGTGAGGATGCTGTTTCCTCTCTTGTCCCACTGTCTGGCAAAGATTCACTTCCCTCCAAAGACAGGAATGACAAATGGCTAGTTTGGAGACTGCATGTGAATACACGAGTGAGAGGAAGGATAATGTAGTAGTTAGGACTTGGGAAAACTTGGTTCCAGTccatgctccaccacagacttcctgtgtgaccttgggcatgtctacgctgcaattaaaacccctctgctggcctgtgccagctgacctCAGGCTCACGGGCtcaggctgtttaactgcagtgtagatctTCAGGCTCAGGCTAGAATCTGGGCTCTAGggccctgcaaggtgggagggtcgcagcctctacaccacaattaaacagcctgttAGCCTGAGCCttttagcctgagtcagctggcatgggccagcagtggatgtgtaattgcagtgtagatataccctcaggGTACATCTTCACAgccaaaaaacccccacagcaGCGAGTCCCatagcctgggtctacagactcgggctcacagggatCATGCTACAGCGCTAAAAATACACTTGTGgacattctggctcaggctggacctctgggctctgaagcctggggagaGGGGTAGGTTTCAAACCGTGAAGCGGaatatctaatacctattttTAGTACCGTAGTGCAAGTCTCGGAGGCCCGACTCCGTAGACCTGGGCTCAGAGACTCGCTGCCGTGGGGGTTTTTCGCTGTGGAGGTGTACCCTCTGTGCCTTGGtaccccacctataaaatggagatggtagcccagctctgcctcccgAGTGCTGTGCGGATCAACATATTAAAAGACTGTGAAGCGCTCAGATATTATGGTCTTGGGAGcctgttgtgataactgggcctaaaaatttaccctaattgtgagttcAACCGTAAAATGTATGTGAAAGTCAATAGATGCCACAACGACCTCCAACGAGAGACGTTGATGGCAAAAGGCATGAATGGGAGACAGAAGAACTGCActagtccaaacaaaaagaccACAAGggctgtgttaagatcatgcctggtgaACAAGGGAAACGAGAGActggaaatcagtgaaccaaaattgctATTTTGGAAACcaggcctaactggtggacaaaatgatgaggggtatgggcTATTTCACCCACCACTCCTTTTGGGGTCCTTGAAGGAAATGACTTTGGGAGAAAAACTGACTACTGGAGGGAGCTTCACAATTATGGCTGCTATCCCGACTGTCTCGAGGACCCCGGATCTTCCttgtcctaatcctgagagatgctctgaccagaccaggccagagagaaaaACCAAGATGACACCACCACCTTTTCTGGCTatagctgaatcccaaacaccacctgggatgaaacGGGATCAGACTTCAACAGCAACAACAGCTgccacagctccagctccactcaactaacttctctttttcccccatcggacagttattaccatctttgatccCATCTAAGAAACTGTCAgacaagggtttttttccttttaaaaaactctctccagctaaaggcaaaaggaacaagggatgttgttaaaatgaaagccttagtgaacactttacatttcaaaggctttaactctttttctgtcttttctgtatctttaataagaGGTTAAAAGGATTTGTACGGATGTGTTTGCCATGGTCCTAAGGAGGCTGAACTCTCTGTATAGCAAACCCTGAATTTTGTTTAAGGccatttaatgttggacagtgattaGGTTCCGTTAACACCGTAGGACCACTTATTCCACCTACATTAATATAATGGGCTGGTATAAGTACCCTAGACAGAACAATGAGATATGGGGGAAAGGTTTTACTCCGGGCTTCTCCACTCATGAGCAATACAGCCATTCCAGACCCACGCCAATGGAATCCATATAGCACACAGCACCATGCGTTCTGTTCATGCCACAATAATCTGACTGAAGAACTATTTCTACAGTGATTTCGAGAACTTGATCACTTCTTTTTAACTGATATTGTTTGTAGCCCTCCAAAGATCAGCTCCCTAGTTTCAGAAGTCCAGCTGTACTGCccatgagaggaaagaaaaaaaactttcaatAAGAGAGTTTAGAATTCTCTACAACATGATCTAAAATAGCATTATTTGCATATGATAATGCTGTGATTTTAAGGTGTGATATCCTGCTGTCTACCAAAGTGGAGTATATCATGTTGGACAGGGAGATTATTCACaattccccctctttttttttttttttgctctgatGCTTCATGGGATATTGGATCTTAAACTAGCAGCTAGTCCAGGAATGAGTTTTGCCCGTCCGGCACCCTTAAACAGCACATATTTGGGAGGGAGGCTGAGAAAGAAATGTTCTGTGGGAGGGAGATGGCAGCGATCTGAGAACTGCTCAGAGGTTTAGAACTTTAGAATACATCTTTCGGGAGATGATTTaaggggcagagtgcaggtgggaTTAAAGGAGCAAGATAAATGCAGTTAGTCACCTGGCTATCACCACTACCTACTGTCTGTGGTATAAATATTGTAATTAACTGGTGTGTGCACACAATTACACGTGTTTGCAAACCACTTCCCTCTACTGGATAGAATCAGAACTACATACCCATGTACCAAAGGACTTATATTGCTATCAGCTAACAGGGATTCTCCTTCAGTTTAAATGTTATGGGCATGCGTTTTCAAAGCAGGAGGATCTGAGTTCTGTCCCTACCCTCACCACAAAGTCCTGAGCAGCCCAAGCAGGCAGCATGGCAATAACTGTGAAGTGCCTTGGTGCCCATGGATTTGTACCCTCCCAAGCTACTGTCTCTCTGGAAAATGCCAGCATTCGAAGAGTTAATTTCAGCTATGGAGAAAGCCACTCCATTTTTTCATGGTGCTGCTGAAAACCCTACCTGCCCAATCGCCCTCTTGGGAAATGCAGGTGCCGTAGCTGCTGGAGTTGCTACTTATAGGGCTGGGCACGCCGAGTGGATGCCCGCGCTGAGTATTCTAACTGCCTGAAATGCACAGGAAAGGATTAACCCGCGGCTGTAACTTACTTGGATCCATCTCCACCAGGACCTTCCATTCCTCCATCTTGTGGAGGTCGATGCTATAGAGGTCGTTGAGGGTGAATTGGCGGTCTCCCACCTCGAACATCCCCCCGTAGACGTAGAGAACCCCATGCTTCACTGCCAGCATAGCGTTTGAACGTGGGCATGGCTCCACCTGCTGGCTGGAGGCTTCATCACCAGCCTCCTCTTCGTCTTCCGATTCGGACCTCTCCAGCTCCACTTCAGGGGCAGAGACCACCTGCTTGATCGTCGTGACGGTCCCATCCTCTGCCACCACTTCTTTGACGATCTCCACTGGGCCCTGAGGGTACTGGTCCTCTGCCTCTCCATCCCCTGCGCCCTCTGCCTGAGCCTTTTTGTCTCGCCTACGTTTCTTCTTTTCAGATTTAGGTCCCTATTGATAGGGAGCACATTAGAAAAGCCGTCAGAGAATACTGTACACAACTGTGAATCTGAACAACACTGATGTACAGCATGGCTAACATGCCATACAGTGGTGAACACAATGCACTTAAATGCAATTTGGAGATTCAATTAAGGTTTGTTGGTGCCATAATTCTCAGAAGATGGGCACATGCTTCAACCAAACACACAGTGACTGCTCTACTATCTGTGACATGACCAACAGGAAAATCTGTGGTGTGCAATTGTTGCTTCTATTAATACAGAAGTGTATGCTGGGGCAGGAAAAACACAGcacactcactcacacatacacacagagatctCACTAGTTTGTGGTTGGCGCAAAATGGCATTGACCCACCATTGTGAGAAATCAAAACACAGTTACTGAGTGCTAAATTACAGCACATTAGTGGGAAGAACTCCAGGTCTTTCAGAGTGCTGTACCAAAGGGCTGGAAAACTGTTTGCCAGGAAATAAGAAGCAAACTCTCTCATGAAGCTTGCCTGTTATTAAGTGACTGATTTTACCTCTTTCAGAACAGACTAAGAAGCACTGGGGTCAGGGGAAGGAAGTTGAGTCAGGTCATCTGGACCTCATTTACTCCTTGAAAACAGTTGGAGTAATGCCAAAAATCTGGGGCGACAACTCTGAAGGTTTAACATTCGATCTCCCCCTTCATCAGCCAGCTAAACACTatgttttcactgcaaaaagaggCATGTTTTTATATCAGGTTAGCTATCTCACTGTGAAATCACTATTGTGGTTTTTACCTCAATGTAACTAGTCCAGCTCAACCATATCTCTCTATATCCTGGAGTTCACCTTAACTAGCTACACTGAGATAAAAGCTACAGTGCTTTGTTTCCACAAGGATTCTATAATGAGATAGCTCCCGCAGTGTAACAAATATGCAAAGGAGTTGTGATGTGTAGCTATACTCTGAACAGAATTAGATTTAAAACCATAACGAAGTCATAAATCAGAGAAACTTCAGATTCCATGGGTGAAGATAAAAAGGGAggatttattgtaaatatttttccaaTACCTTAAGTTGTCCAGGAAACCAGCGGTTCTTTCCCATGTCGTAGAAATAAATATCACTGAAGAAGTCTCCTTCAATGcattcttcctcttcttcatcaTGCACACCTCCGAAGAGAAGGGACCGGTTATTGGGGCCTATTGCCACAGAGAAGCCAGACCTGGGAGTGGGTTTCACACCTGATGGGCTAAGCCGATTCCATACCCACTTGTCTGGTAACggaaaaagagaaggaaacaaagaaagtCAATTCACACAGTGGGTAGCTGAAAATTCCAGCTGCTTCAAAACGTTAAAGGCCCTTCAATTCTATAGCAATATCAGCAAGTATCTCATTGACCTATTTTGGTTTCCTTAGATATTTCACAGTGTCTTCAACAATTTCTTTAAATAATGTTAATCATAACGATTTGCATTTGCCAGTTTAATCACCCAGCTAATCCATATGTTCCATTTTCCATTCTTTACCCTTAGAAAGCAATTGTGTATGCAAATAAAAATTGTACATCTGCTCTTTAATACAGAAAGCCATCTTTGAGATATGCTTTTCTCAGCGGGGCAGGAGGAGGACGGAAATCATGAAAAGCACGTGCGTGTTTAACAAAAGGAGGATCTCATTTCTGTTCATAGCACAGGTAATACATTGGCAAAGTCGGACTTAATTCCTCTGTTTATTTGCAGGCCTAGAACGCCATAAGCGGCCACAATGCAAACTTTACCCACAGAGTGCATAGCAAATAGGAGATTAGCCATGGAATACAAAAAAAGCTGTCTCTAGGGATGACTGGGAAGCATGCCTCATTCTGGTACCTTTCCCGGGTCTCTTCTACCAGCAGACTAGGCCTATGTTGCCAAAGTCTATGTTGCCTTTTAAGTGCTCTAGTCCTCCAGGAAAGAATACCAGGCTCATTCAACAGAGACTTCAGGTCACGCTTAAAAGCAGTATCCCAGGGTGGAAAATAGCCTGCATTCCAAGTCCTCCCCCTCCAAACCTTTCTAACCCAAATTTTTAGCAGCTCCATTCCAGCTCTGAAATGCAAGACGCAAGTGCCATAGCCTACATAGGATTGAGTGGGCATTGGTAGCCATGCACACAATACAGCAGTGGGTCACTGAAGAGTAAACATGCCTAATCTGTGTGTTTGGGAACAGAACAGGGTTCATACTGGGACCGGCAAGCTGACAATTGCTGAAAGATGCGCAGAGGAAGAATTAAGCCTTGACTTGTCAAACTGACAACGCTATCCAGCTTCCTCATTTGGTTATAAATACAGTGCTAGTGGATATTAAACAGGAAAGATCATAGTAGGTAGAGATGGGAAACACCTACTAGATACACAAGTCATTCACCCTATATGCACAGGACACAGATCCTGCATCAACAAGAAAGCAAGCGAGGGCCAGGTTTTCAGAGCTGTACATATACTGTTCTGGGGAACAGACATTCCAAAATtttgtattcagaaaaaaaaaatcccaacaacatTTTGGTTTGACATGAACGAAACTTTTCAGAGGCTCAGAGCTGCCCCAAACCCCACCAGCCTGTGAGGTGGGGAGCCTCGGAGCACATGCATGCCAGTTTGAACacagcccttcccttcccctcaacTAGTCTAGGCCTAAGCCTCCCTGTGGGCAGAGAAAGACAATTGGGAAAAACTGCACAGGGGTTTTACTGCATGCACAAATGAAGACTCAGATAAGCAATCACCAAACCCAACAGCATGAGGACAAGAGCTAGCATTTTACACTTTGGTCTCCAGGACTTGAAAGTGTGGCCTAACCAGAGGCAGGCTTGAACCATAGCAATGGACCTCCCTACCTCATTGTAATGGAGGCTGGATCCAGAGCCAGATCTGAAGGCAAACATTGCTACCTGGAGCTGAGTCAGAACCAAATCTGTATGTCACAGAACACTGGAGAACTTTGGATTCAGTCCTAAACTCAGATCTGAGCCAGATCTCAAACTCATCCCTAGGCCTAACCCAAACCCACTGGGCAGGCTATCTCACGCTCCCTACATACACTTCACAGCTAGTACTAATCACAGCTCCAAAACCTATATTAGTATTTGGCTTGGGTTGTGTGCAGAAAGGAGTAGCAATGACACATCCTACTGCATTCCCCTTCCTCAGCTGAATTGGAAACCAGCAGCATTAGCATCATTCGACCCTTTCTCTGCTCCAATCCCAGCTTTGCTATTGCACTGACTAAGTCACTCTGTTTCTCTCCTGTCCGTCAACAACGTGCTTTAAAGGAGTAAATTCTGTACCGCTCCTACGGTCTGAACATCAGTGACCCAGTATGGTTCCACTGCTTGGAGGGGGGCAGCACTGGAGGAACCTGCACAAAGATCACACGTCCTCTCTGCGCCAGAGATCCCATCCCTGTGCCAGAGATCCCATCCCTGCAAGGATTGCCGTGCCACTGGCATGTGGGGTAACAGGCATAGGGGAGGGCAAGCATGCCATAGGATCAATCCCTTACTGAGAGGGGGCACAGCAGTTGTGAAATCTACTGCAGTTCTACTGCACAGGAGCAGAGGCACCCATGGCTATTCAGCATAAGAATTCTTTCTCCATTGTCCTCTACAAAGCTGCCTGCATGCATGGGTGGGGGAAAGGTTTGTCCCTAAAAACCCCACATATCACCCAAGGAAGGGGAGCAATTCATCTCATCTTCCCATTCAACttgtattttccatttttaagcaAGAATCCTGGTACAAATCCTCTAGCTGCTCCTGGAAAGAAGAGAAATTCAAATCAACTTGTCCTGGGGAAGCAATCCATCTGGTCCGCTTAGCATCAAGGCAGATCTAGCAACATGGTGGTTTTCATAATTGGTGAAATTTCATTCTgggtagttttcttttttttcctttaaatcatCATGCAGAGGGAAAGAGGATTGGCATATTAAAGTGTCTCAGCATCAACCATAACCCGGCCCTGTTCCCTCTTACAGTCGCTGAGTGGCAATCCACCTTCCTCCTTGCCCACACCTTCAGCCTTCAGCAGGAACATGTCAGTGTGCAGGGTGCctttgtcaacatctttcttaATTCTCTGCAAAGAGGAGaagtataaaaaacaaaataaaacacattgcAATGGCCCAGCAAACCTGATTCTCCATAGCCTTGCACCTGGCAGTCATCTGTACCAGACTGGTAGCACTTTACACCTAGTTTGCACAGCTGCAATTGACAACACAAGGGCCAAGGCAGTAGCCAATCAGGCCCAGTATCCATGCATCCCAACCTTTAACTAACTTGCTCCAGGACTCCAATGACTTccttcccaggtttcagagtagcagccgtgttagtctgtacccacaaaaagaacaggaggacttgtggcaccttagagactaaaatttatttgagcataagttttcgtgagctacagtcacttcatccactgaatgcatccgatgaagtgagctgtagctcacgaaagttgatgctcaaataaatttgttagtctctaaagtgccacaagtcctcctgttctttttccttcccAGGGAGGTAGTTGTCATGCAAGACAGAGACAACAAGAAGGAAGTAGCTTTAAGTGGTagtgacaaattttataaagACAGAAGGAAGGGCATTACTGTGGCATCAAGAAACCCAAGATCTATTCCCTAAtattccacagacttcctgagagACTCTCAGGCAAGTTACaagctccgtgcctcagtttccccatctgtgaaattggGACAATGACACCTATTGCACAGGGGTGTCATGACCCTAAATTCACCAGCATTTGTAAGGTGCTTTGGGATTCCAAGTCAGAAGGCACAGCAGAAGCTGAAAGTATTATCACTTTATGGTTCAAGTTCCCCTGAACTTCCATTATTGCTCTCCCAGGTCATGTTTAATTACAGTTGCCACATGATCACTCAGATCCCATACAGGGCCACGGCCAGTTATAACAGGAACTGATGTGAGGACAGCTTTCTGCATGCTGCACCTTGACTACGTTTGTCACTGTAAGCATTCAGAGGTCTTGGGAGCCTTTGGCTTTCTCTGTTAAACAGAATAAAACAAGGGGCCCAATCCCGGTCTTACTGAAGgcagcagcaaaactcccaccTACTACAGTTGGAGCAGGACCATGCCTCAGCAGATGTAATTAGATGCCTGGTTTTAAATGCCATTCTACTCCCCCACTTTTGTTTCTTATCCTATGAATTCCTGTACTTCAGCGTTCATAGCACCATGTGTTATTTGAAGGTAGCAGTATGCAATGCCACCATGGGAGGTTTCTTAATAATGTTATTAGCCACCCATCCCTCAGTTTGAGCTCCCACTTCTCGTCCCCCCAGGAATGGTGGCATTCAACATTCTGCACGCAACAGATTAAATCTGCAAACTGGATCCATTGAGCGCAATGGGAAGTGGGCCCATGCCAGGATGGTCTCGTCCAAAATTCAGGAGTGTTCAGATCCAGGATGTTGACTCAGGCCTGTCTCAGAGAACACAACCAATGTAACACAACTCCATCTCTTACAGCATCTTGCATACAAAACATACTCAGATTCATGGAATCCCAAGGACAggagggatcattgtgatcatagTCTGACTTTGTGCAGAACATGGGaaagagaacttcccccaaataactcttacagcagatcttttagaaaaacatccaatcttgatttaaaaattgccagcaatggaaaatccaccacaacccttggtaaattgttctaatggttcattaccctcactgtaaaaagtacaccttatttccagtctgaatttgtccagcttcaatttccagccattggattgtgctACCTCTTTCTACTGAAAAGCCcagtatcaaatatttgttcttcacACAGGTACATACGTGAATTCAATGAGACAGTtacaataacaataatacattCATAATAGTATATTATAGTATGATTATTGTTATAAGGTCAAATGTTAAACTAttgggagagagaaaagatgagAAAGGCAGAGACAGAGGAAAGGGAGGCAGGACATGTTTCCAGATGAGGTTTGAAATGGGAGATGGAGTGCACAGGGAGGCTGCAAGGATGCTATGGAGAGATTCAGGGCAGCTGGTGGGAGAAGTGGAATGAGCTCTGGCAGGTTGTTTGAAGGAAGATGGAGGacggtttttttaaaaaccaaaatgccAAATTCTGCCCACAGGTCTATCCACACCAGATCCcgctgaattcagtgggagcctCACACGTACCCGTAGGCGGAAGTTGACTCTAAGGGGCCGATGCGAATACCACTGGAACGAatgaaaatctttccattgacatcagtgagctcTAGACCAAGAGGCCAGCTTGAACTGCGGCATCTTAGCCCAATGCATCCCTGTTCTTCCCCTGAAGTATTAGGGAAAAACATTTTGCATGTGGGTGAGAGAATCATTGTTTTAGCTCCTGTCCTCAGAATTCTCACCACTGTTGGGACACTGGGATTTCACCACCTCTCCCTCTACTGCAAGAGACTCCCAAGAGCACTTTTGTTGGAAAtggcaccccaccccaccaaagaGGCCTAGAGGAGTCCCTGGGATGCAGAAGACTGCTAACAGCCTTTGATCAtgattcagctcccattgactccagtggaaacAGCGCTGGTGTCTTGATTTCTAAACAgagtctgtattttttttaaactatgagcGAGTATTAGTGTCCCTGAGGGTGAAAGGAAAGACAGCAATGTGCACTGCAATCCGGCTTTGTTACACACACGTAACAGTCTCACAGCAGTTGCCAGCTGAACCTCCGCCCAAAGGCCAAAGAAGGCACTCCCTCCAACAGCGAGGAGCAGATCAGTCTCCAGCCCCAACTTAGCCCCTGGCCTCTTCAGAGCAGGCAATGTCAATTTACAcatgggctgggattttcaaagcactcagCACAGACTGAACTCTGTGGTGAGAGTTttaccactgatgtcaatgggagcagaattagtgatttgaaaaatcccacccaggGTGATTATGGGGCATACGCTCCTGGCCGCAAACTCATGCAGATCCTCAAGACAGATTTGAGCCTTGATTCCAGATGCTGAACAGCAAGTATTTTGTCTGCTACTATATCCCCTACACCTAAATAACTGCGTGAGAATAAAGAAATTGGTCACTCCCAGGTGTTTAAGAATTCCTGTCCAAGAAATGCACTATGCTCTAGATTCAGAAGGCCTTAGTGTCCCCTACCGAATTTCAGCACAATAGTAGAAGTCTCCCAAGAAATACAGGTGTACATTTGGCATCCGAACCTCTTCTTGCCtaccacatgcactggtgctcgGACAGCACACCAGAAATTGTTTCATTTGCCAGAAGTGCCGCATTTTGTTGGTGCACTGAATGGAAACACTGCACTGGAAGTATTCTCCTCCTTCGGGGTGGTGCCCTGTTGGCTGCAGTGCTCTATATACAACAAGCATCCAGCCCCAAACACAGTAGCCATTAATCCTGCTGC
This window encodes:
- the KLHDC4 gene encoding kelch domain-containing protein 4 isoform X4 encodes the protein MVACKRQLIIFGGFHESARDYVYYNDVYAFNLDTFTWTKLSPSGTGPVPRSGCQMATTPEGNIIVYGGYSKQRIKKDVDKGTLHTDMFLLKAEGVGKEEGGLPLSDYKWVWNRLSPSGVKPTPRSGFSVAIGPNNRSLLFGGVHDEEEEECIEGDFFSDIYFYDMGKNRWFPGQLKGPKSEKKKRRRDKKAQAEGAGDGEAEDQYPQGPVEIVKEVVAEDGTVTTIKQVVSAPEVELERSESEDEEEAGDEASSQQVEPCPRSNAMLAVKHGVLYVYGGMFEVGDRQFTLNDLYSIDLHKMEEWKVLVEMDPKTQEWLEESESDEEGDDVEGAEGGEEEEEDSDEESEDDEEEERHPSVQLDEKYTDYLPRTEQYWIKLARHNMGPDAKEKKVAKLAHAMAKTFYEGSV